The nucleotide window GCCGGCACCATGTTCTGCCATGCGGGGCCGTTTGTCGTTGATCCACTGGTAAAGGGACTGTTCCAGCAGGGTGGCCAGCTCCTGATCGCCGGTGAGGGCTGCCAGTGCCAGCAGGTATTTTACTTTGGCATCGCCATTTCTGGCGGTGTATAAGTTGAAGAGATGTTGAGCAAAAGGTCCGCTGGTTGTACGATCTACCAGGCGAAGCAACGGTCTGGCTTCAATATCAGAGCGTATTTCTTTTACGCGCGACATGCGGTACAACAGAAAACGCAGCATATCCTGGGTAAGCTGCATACCGTTGCGCAGGAACAGTGGTGGCAGGTTGCTGTCGTCGAGCCACGTTTCCAGTGGCCGGGTAAGTTTGCCTCTTTTTTTGGCAAAGGCCACCAGCTGTTGTACGGTAGTTTCGTCGTCTGTACCTGAAATGGTGTTACCCAATGTTTCCAGCATCAGGTCGCGGGCATCGTCGTTGATTTCCTTATGCAGTGCCTGTTGGAGCAGGTCTTTGGCGGCAGGAGTGTTCAGTTTGCACAGTATCTGTACAGCAGTCAGGCGTTGTTCTGCTTTTTTATGCTGCAGCAGGACACCTGCCTTTTCCAATGCCTGCGGATGGTCTGCCAGGATAACGGCTACGAGCGTACGAACAGATTTTAGCTTGTGCAGGGTAAAATCCCAGAGCTGGTCTGCATAGAACGAAATATCCGTTTGCGTCAGTAGCGGGAAGATATGTTTGGCGTCGTAATCGTTTTCGATGGCTTTCAGCAGCAGCGGTGTTGCTGAGGAATCCAGTTCCTGCCGCAACAGTTTAAATACTTCCGGATGCAGGTATCGTTTTTCACTGAGATGTTCATCCAGGTAACGCAGGGCAGGCTGTTTGTCCAGCAACAGCAACTGTGTTACGGCCATCACATCAGGGGCCGGCAGCTGAGATGGGTTGCCCATTTCAGCCTGTTGCTGGCGGAAAGCCTGGCTGGTAAGGCTGCTGTCACTTTCCTGCAGGTAGGCATAAGCGGCCTTTATGAGCAGGGGATGATAGTGATCTGGCTGATAGTGTGCCAGCAGATAAAAGCCGTTGAGTTGTGCACTATAGTCAGACAATGTGGCCAGATGGTCTACTGCCTTCTCTATCAGCACCCGGTATTTGTCGTAGTTGGTTTGCAACAGTACCCTGGACAGCTCGGCATTGACAAAACCTTTGCCGGGCTGCATCAGTACGGGCTCCAGGTATTCCATTTCCTTATCCGGGTGTCCTTTGGCGAGGAGCCGGAAGAAAAGGGAGTTCCACCCTTTTTGTTTCCAGGTCTGTACGTAAGCATCAATGATATGCCATTCTGCACTTTTGATCAGGTCTTGCAGGAATTTCCGCAGCGGCGTGAATTTCAGCGGTGAAAGATCAAAATTGTTACCATCACCGGAGTAGCCGATCATCATGGAACCGATATCTTCGGTTGAACAGCCCCTTTGTTGCAGGTAGCTGGTAAAATAGCTGAAACGCAGCACGATGGAGGAAGCGGAGCCGGGAGTGTCCAGCATGGGCACGATGTGTTGCAGAAACCGTTCCCTGCATTGCTCCCAGACGAGTGGGTCTGAGAGCAGCTGTAATACCAGGCGGTCGTTGTCGTCCCATTGGTCCGGCAGCTTCAGCAGCTGGATAAAGACGCCCATTTCCCGGGCAATAGCCACATCCGTGTATACGGGTGGGTGGATCGTTTGTCCGGTAAGGAAATCTACCCCGTCCTGAAGCAGGGCGGAGTGCCCGCTGTCTTCATAAAGCTGTTGCTGTCGTTCGATAAAAGGTAGTATAGTTTCCTTAGTATATGGCATAAGGTTTAAATAGGTTCATTATTTTTTCAGGACCATTTCCTCTCTGGCAGCCCATTGGGCGATGTCCTGTTTGCTCAGTGCCATGGCCATCATATCCGGGAATTTATCTGGTGTGCAGGCAAATACCGGGATACCCAGTGTAGCCAGGAACTGTGCATTTTCGTGGTCATATGAGGGTGCGCCTTCATCATTGAGGGCCAGTAATACTATTACCTGTACGCCGCTGGCGGCCAGTTCTGTAAAACGTTTACGCATGCCGGCTTCATCTCCGCCTTCAAAGAGGTCGGTGATCAGTACCAGTACAGTGTCAGTAGGCCGGGAAACGACCTGCTGGCAGTATTTCAACGCAGCATTGATATCGGTGCCCCCGCCCAGCTGTACGCCAAACAGCAGTTCCACCGGGTCCTGGAGCTCTTCCGTAAGATCGGCTACTGCGGTGTCGAATACCACCATTTTCGTTTGTACGGCAGGGATAGAGGCCATCACTGCGCCAAAGATGCCGGAATATACCACTGAGGTACCCATAGAACCGCTCTGGTCGAGACAGAGCACTACATCCTTGAGGGCAGACCTTTTACGGCCGTATCCAATCAGTGTTTCCGGGATGATGGTTTTGTAATCAGGTTGATAATGTTGCAGATTTTTTTGGATGGTCAGGTTCCAGTTGATCTCATGGTGGCGGGGACGCCTGTTGCGCACACTCCTGTTAAGACTGCCGCTGATAGCCTGCTGCATAGGCTGTGACAGTTTTTTCAGGAGTTCGTCCACCACTTTTTTTACTACCTGACGGGCCGTGTCTTTGGTTTTTTCCGGGATCACGCGGCTGAGCGTCATCAGCGTGGCCACCAGATGTACGTCCGGCTCCACATTTTCCAGCATCTCTTTTTCCAGCAGCATGGCGGTGAGGTCGAGCCGTTTGATGGCATCTTTCTGCATCACCTGTACTACAGAGGCAGGAAAATAGCTGCGTATATCGCCCAGCCAGCGGCTTACATTAGGAGAAGATGCGCCCAGTCCACCTTTACGGTTGCTATCATACAGCGCCTCCAGCGTTTTGTCTATCTGCTGGTCGGCCTTATTTAAAATAAAGGCGGTGCCATCATTGTTGTCTCCTCCCAGGATCAGTCGCCACCGGCGTGTATTTTCTTCCATGATCTTCATTCTGCCTGGTTATCAATATGAAAAAATCCCAACATCTTCATGACCACCGGTATGCCCATAGCAGCCCGGACTTCGTCAACTCCGGCTTCCACGGCCACGGTGACAGGGCCGTTGCCTGTTCCCCGCTTCACTTTTTCACCCAGTTTTTTTCTTTCCGGGGCCGTAAAGTTAGAAAAGGTGCGGCGTAATAACGGCAATATCTGCATGAAAATATCATTTTCCAGTTGGGCTACCCAGCTATATACCATATTCCAGAGGGTTTCATCGAGCAGCAGGAGGGTACCGCTGCCTTTGAGGAAGCCTTCCAGCCAGGCGGCGGCAACAGCCGGCGTATTGGCTACGGACATGGCTATACTGAAACGGCTGAAGAGGGTGTCGCCGTCGAGCACTTTAAAATCAAACAGCAGCCGTGAGGCATAGCCAGCTATCATGGGCGCCGATTGACTGTTGCCGGAGATGGCCTGCAGCGTGGCAGTCCAGTCAGCCGTCAGGGTTGGATGCTGGAGCAGGCCGATGGCGTCATTCAGCGCCTGGAACTGTTCCAACAGCTCCAGGGCGGCATCTTCGGCTACCGCCGTGCAGGCCGAAGGTAAACTGACGCATATCCTGCTGATCATACTCTCCGCAATGTCCATCACCAGGTCGGCGTCTGTTTTGCGCACATTCCCGTACCGGGTAATATTTACCAGGGACGGAACTACTTCGAGTAACTGCAGCACATCACCGGAAGCGGCGGCCAGGTTATTGATACGCTGGATCAGCACATCCACTACTTTGGGCAGTTCCGCTGGCAGTGCGGATTCCAGCATGCCGCATACTTCCCGCAAGGTGGAGGTTTTGCCGGCGATATCCATCACATACTGTGTGGTTGCTTCCAGGACGGTATTACCCCAGCTGCCTTTTTCAATGATGTCTACAGAAAAAGACGGGTCCCACTGCAGGCGCCACTGTTCTTTGAAAGTGCCTTTGCCTGATGTCTCAGACCTGTCGCCCCAGCGCACACCGAGTAACTGTAACCGGTGCAGGAAGATGCTCCTTTCCAGATCAGTATCCTTCCGGAGGTCGAGTGTATAGTCTTTGAAATCGGCAGTTTGCGGCAGCCGCAGTCTTTTCTGCAGCCGTTCTATATCTGCCTGCAGGGGTGGTTTGGGTATGTCTGAAGGCACCTGTCCGATACGGTTGCTGACGATCAGCTCATCCCGTATCAGTTGCATCAGCACATCTTCCCCATTGCATAATATACTGAGGGTTGCTTCATTCAGTTCTTCCAGCCCTGGCCGGGAATATTGGCGCAGAGAGGCCAGCGCATTGGCCAGGCGTACTGCTTCGAGTACATGGGCTACGGAAGTGTCCTGTTGTTTGTCCCTGAAAAGTTTGGCTACCAGGGCCATCCAGCGGGTGCCGTCATCGGAGGGATGCTCCCAGATGTGCTGGTACCATCCGGGTGATGGCACACCGGCACCATATCCGCTCTCATAACTTAAACGGCTGTACGTCCAGGGTATCCAGGTACAGTCGATTTTTACTTTAGGCAGTCCTTTCAGCAGGTCATTATCGGCCTTTTGGGTGGGCATATTTTTAAGGGCCGGAGCATGCCAGGCGCCGCATATCACGGCTATACGGGTGTACATCTCCTTTTCGGCCTGCCGTATTATTTTACGCATCCAGGCTTCCCGCAGCTGTTCCATCCGGCTGTCGCGCTGTGGCAGCTCTTCGCGTAGCGCCTGCATGGCGTCGCTCACCGCCTCAAATACCTGTTCCTGCTCCAGCCGGTATTCAAACATATGTTCCCACCACCTTTCACCATCATCGTAACCGGCGGCATGAGCCAGGTGAACGATCGGGTCGCGGTAGAAGGCTGATTCCGGTAATGGCTGCGCCGGCAGCAGGTCTGTAAAATCATCATCCGTTTCCGGAGATGGCAGCAGTGCGACTTCGCTGGCAGCCGGCAGATCATTTACCAGCGCTTGCGCTGGATCAAAGGCATGGGGCCCAGCCTGCCTGTCGGCAGTATTTTCGGTAGCCTGGGGCAACAGCCCGCTGGCTGTACCATTCAGTTTATTTTCAACAGTTGCTCCCTCGTCACCATTGGCCGGTAACGCAGCATCCACCTCTTCCGGTGTATTGCCGGCAGCTGCAGCTTTTTCCTTCTCAAGGGCAAACACATGTGCCAGGGGCAGGTCCATAAAACGGACCGGAATATGTTGCCGCTGCGCATACCCGATGGCCTGCCACTCAGGAGAGTATTCGGCAAAAGGGTAGAAGCAGGAATGCTGTGGGTTATCGGGCTGATACACCAGTATCGCCACTGGCGGTTTCAGGTCTTCATGGCCCGCCCAGGAAAGAATGGCGTCCGCTTCCGGAGGACCTTCCACCAGCACAATATCGGGCTGTAATGCTTCCAGGAATGTTTTTACATTTCTGGCGGAGCCGGGCCCATGGTGCCGGATTCCTAATATATGAACAGACATAAATACACAGTTGGGTTATTGCAAATCGCGGCAGGCACGGTACACATCTTTCCAGTCTTCTCTTGTTTTTACTACGGTTTCAAGATATTCCTGCCATACCAGTTTGTCCTGTACCGGGTCTTTCACTACGGCACCGATGATACCGGCAGCCAGGTCGGCCGCGGTGAGCCTGCCATCACCAAAATAAGCGGCGAGGGTAAGCCCGCTGTTGACAACAGAAATAGCTTCCGCCGTGCTGAGTGTACCGCCAGGCGACTTGATCTTGGTTTTTCCGTCTTCGGTAATGCCATTGCGCAGTTCCCGAAAGATGGTAACGATCCGGCGTATCTCTTCCAGTGCAGGTTTTTCGGCCGGCAGCTCCATCACTTTTTCGAAACTTTCCACTCTTCTTTTTACAATATCTATTTCTTCTTCCATGGTGCCCGGCACTGGCAGAATCACGGTGTTGAACCTACGTTTTAAAGCGCTGGACAATTCATTGACACCTTTGTCGCGGTTGTTGGCGGTGGCAATCAGGTTAAACCCTTTGGCCGCCTGCACTTCCGTGTTTAATTCCGGAATAGGCAGTGTTTTTTCGGAGAGGATGGTGATAAGGGTATCCTGCACGTCGGCGCCTATACGCGTCAGCTCTTCAATACGGGCGATTTTGCCTTCCTGCATGGCACGCAGCACCGGTGTTTCCACCAGCGCCTGACGGGAAGGGCCTTCGGCCAGCAGCCTGGCGTAGTTCCAGCCATAACGGATACTTTCTTCGCTGGTGCCGGCAGTGCCCTGCACGATACGGGTAGAGTCACCGCTGATAGCAGCTGCAAGATGTTCGCTGACCCAGCTTTTGGCGGTACCGGGAAGACCGTAAAGCAGCAGAGCTCTGTCTGTAGCCAGTGTAGCCACTGCAATTTCCATCAGTCTTTTGCTGCCAATGTATTTGGGACTTACTTCAAAACCGTTTTTCAGTTTGCCGCCCACCAGGTAGGTTACTACTGATTGAGGTGACAGCAGCCAGTTATGTGGTCGTCTGCCGCTGTCCTGTTTTTTCAGTTCTTCCAGTTCCGGTGCATAAAGGAGTTCTGCATGTTGGCGTAAAGTGTCTGACATGGTTTAAATATTTTTTGAGAATGATTGCAGGATAAATGTTTTAATCTGTAAAAGACCTACCAGATGTAAGGAAATGGACTTCCAGTAGGTCTGGTAGTTTTCATTGCCGGAAGTAATGCTCTCCAGTGCTGATTTTACTGATACAGGTACCAGCGTCACAAAATCACCGACCGTACGCTGGGAGTAGGTGTATGGGTTGCCGGCACAGTACCGTAATACCTTCAGTGCCAGCTCTTCACTCCATACCTGTTTCATCTGCCCTACATAGTTCATCACCAGGTTGCTGTGGGCATCAAAGTGCTGGAGGATATAGGTGTCCTGCTGATCAGCGGGCAGCAGTGGCAGCAGCGCCATGTGGAAGGTATTGGTATGCTGCACAAAGGCAAGAGCCCTGCTGCTGTCACCAAACCAACTGATAGCTTCCACCAGTGAGGGGAGGAAAGGCTTCAGGGATGTCTGATGATGGAACAGGGAGACCACTTCTTCAAAAGAGCAGTTGAAATGTTGTTCCCATATCCTTGGATGTACCAGTGCCACCAGTTGTGAAAGGATATGTTCTGCATCAGAAACCCGGGCATGGTTGCTCAGCTTTTCAATACCGCTTTTAAAAATCTCTTCCGGAGGCTGAATATCGGCGGCCACTGTTATCTTGCCTTTGTCATCCGCCAGGATGGCTGTTTCCAGCACCTGTTGGTATTGTTCGTGCAGGTTGGAGCCGGGAATTTTTTTCAGCAGCTTCCATGTGGCTTCTTTTACCTGTTTGCTTTTTTCTGTTAGCAGGGATTCCAGCCAGGAGGCATCTTCCAGGCTTATCTTTGTGGCGAGAGCGCCCAGTAGTTCTCCTTTAACGGCTGCACTTTCCTTGCTCCATGCTTCCTGTAGCAATGTCCTCGCTTCAGCAGGGTTTTCTTCCCGCATGCGTACCAACGCTTCCAGGCGCTGGGCGGTAGTACCATGCTGCCACAGTTCTTCTTTGGTGTCGGCTACCACAGAGAAGTTCCATTCCCGGTTATACTGTGCGAGCCATTCGCCACGTCTGCCACAGCAGGTGGCGGCCAGGTTACGCAAGGTTTTATGGCGGCTGGCATTTTCCAGAATACGGGGCAGGTATTCCGGTGGCAGCACCTGATGGCTGCCGGCACAGCATTCCAGCCAGAGGGTCAGCAACGGGGTATTGTCGCTGTCTAGTGTATGTTGTAATGCCTGCAGGGCGGTGGGGCTGCAATATTTTTTTGTCTCTGGTTCACATACCGGCAGGGTGTCGGGGCTGCCGGCTGCCGGTTGGCTTCCGCTTTGCCGGTAGTTGAATACCAGTGCGGCTATTTGCAGGAACTGGTCTTCCCGGTCCATACCGGGAGCAGCCAGTACCTCGCTGGCTGCGGCTTGCAGTGGGGCAGGCAGACTGTCGGTATCTGCCGCTTTTTTGGCCGTGCCCAGCAGGGCTGTATTAATGATATCATTCCATGATTGCATGATCGTACTGCTGTTGTTCCTTCCTTACAATATTTTATACTCCTGCTGATGCCATACGCCGAGGGGGTCGTACTCCCTCTCCCGGCCGATGAGGGCCATGGGCATCGGTTGACCGCCGCTGAGGGCCAGTAGTTTCCATATATGCCGAAACTCCTTGCGGACCTGCATCTCCTGTTGCTGAGCATCGCGCAGCCACCATTGTCCATCGCGGAGTACCGGTGTCAGGGTATCAATCGTATATACCTGATCGTTATACAGGGGGAGCCGGCTGCTGACGGCTGTTTGGGCGGCCATTACTTCTGTCCAGTTGGCGTATCCCTGGAAGCGGTGGTCTGCAGGCATGGCCTGCTGTGTTTTGATGAGCGCCCGCATAGGTGCGGCAGAAGGATAATATACCAGTTCTGCCCGGATGGTGCTGCCGGGAGCAGGCATCAGCTGGGTTTGTGGCTGGTGTCTGACGGTAAACTGCAGCAGGAGGGCTGTCTGGCGGGTATGAAGACCGTATAGCCAGTACCGTTCGGTGATCAGCCGGTCATCTTCAGTGCTTTGTTTGCCTAGTACCTGCCAGGTGTCGGTGATACCGGCTTGTGTTTTCAGTTCCTCCTGCGATTGTGGGAACCCTATCATGGTGCGGATATCCTGCTGAAGGGCCGGGTCCAAATGGTTGGAATGGCCATAGGCTCGGGCCAGCAGATAAAGGCGTAGCAACTGGTCCATGAAGGTATGCTGCCAGCCTTCGCTGTAGTAGCTGATTTCGGCCATCTCGCGCAGGATGCCCGCCAGTCCGGGGGCCTGGGCGTCTACCATGCGTCGGGCCATGTTTTCACACATATCGGCGCCCTTGTCAGGTAGACCGATAATACCGTTGCGCACCATGTCTTTTATCCAGCGCAGCAGTTCATCCAACCCATCACTGACTTTCCTGTGCCGGGCTTCCTGCCGTTTGTTTTGCGCAGCTTCATCTACCGGTTTGTCGGCATTGTCTACCGCCTGCTGGGCTTTTTTCTCTGCTTTTTCCGTCCGCTTGCTGATCCATTCGGTCACCCAGGCCGGTTGCTCCAGGAGGGTAAACGACTGTTTCTCCCGGGCGTAGTATAATAACAGGCCTACGCCATGTTTACAGGGGAATTTGCGGCTGGGACAGCTGCATTTGAAAGCCATATTGCCGGTATCTACCTGGGTCTGATAGGGTTTGCTGCCGCTGCCCTGGCATTCGCCCCAGAGGGCGGCATCACTCATGCCTATACTAACCCATTTGGCCGGCCTGGCCAGTTCTTTTCCCGCCTTACGGGATGACTCATCGGGTGCCATCGACAGCACCTGTTCTTCCGTTAGCTCCAATGATTAAAAGATTTATATGGATAGCCATTATTTAATTTGATCATAGCGCCGCACTAAATTGGTACTTAGCACATTGCAGTTGAACTAAGGTACAAATTAAATAATTTCATAAAATAAAAGCCAAATATCAAACACGACTACGCAGTGTATTTGATATTTGGCTTAAAAAAATTTTTTTCGGCAAATCCCGTTGTTCGGAAAGGATATTTTACGCCTTCTCCGGGGAGATTTAAAGGAAACCGAGTTCCAGCTTGGCTTCTTCGCTCATCATCTCCTTATTCCAGGGTGGGTCGAAAGTCAGGTGTACATCTACCTCAGATACGCCTTCGATATTTCTGACTTTTTCATCTACCTCCCGGATAATATCGCCGGCTACAGGGCAGCCAGGCGCGGTAAGCGTCATGTCTATACCAATGCGGTTGTTTTCCTTGATCTTGATTTCGTATACCAGCCCCAGTTCCCAGATGTTCACAGGAATCTCTGGATCGTATACGGTTTTGAGCTGTTCTTCTATCTTTTCCCTTAATGTTGCTTCACTCATGACTGGTTATTTTTTGCCTGATAGGCCACCGCATAAAGTTTCATCTGTTTGAGCATGCTCAGCAGCCCGTTGGAACGGGTAGGAGAGAGGTGGCTGCTCAGACCGATGGCATCGATAAAGTAGATATCGGAGGAAGCGATGTCTTTCGGAGTATGTCCGGAAAGCACATAGATCATCAGGCTGATAAGCCCTTTGGTGATCACGGCATCGCTGTCGCCGGTAAAATACAGTTTACCATCCCTGAGCTCAGTATGCAGCCACACGCGTGACTGACAGCCCTTAATCAGGTTTTCCGGTACTTTGTATTCTTCTGCAATGAGCGGTAAATCCTTACCCAGCTGGATGATATATTCATACTTATCCTCCCAGTTGCTCATTATTTCAAAGTCGGACTTTATTTCTTCCTGTCTTTCGTTGATCGTCATAATTTCTTCTCCTGTTTACCGCAGCATGGAAACGGCCCGTTTAATGCCGGCTACCAGCTTATCTATATCTTCCTTCGTATTATAGAAAGTGAGAGAGGCCCGTACCGTGCCGGGGATTTTAAATTCGTCCATCAGCGGTTCGCAGCAATGGTGTCCTGTTCTGACGGCGATGCCCTGCTGGTCCAGCAGCTCACCCAGGTCAAACGGATGAATGTCGTGTACCAGGAAGGAGATAGCTCCGCTTCTGTGGGCAGCATTTCCGATAAATCGGAGACCCTCGATCTGCCGCAGTTGTTCCAGTGCATAGGCGAGCAGTTGCTCTTCCCATTGCTGGATCTTGTCCAGACCGACTTGCTGCAGGTATTGGATAGCTGCCCCTAAACCGATGGCACCGGCAATATTGGGTGTGC belongs to Chitinophaga sp. HK235 and includes:
- a CDS encoding iron-sulfur cluster assembly protein; this encodes MSEATLREKIEEQLKTVYDPEIPVNIWELGLVYEIKIKENNRIGIDMTLTAPGCPVAGDIIREVDEKVRNIEGVSEVDVHLTFDPPWNKEMMSEEAKLELGFL
- a CDS encoding AAA family ATPase, with protein sequence MSDTLRQHAELLYAPELEELKKQDSGRRPHNWLLSPQSVVTYLVGGKLKNGFEVSPKYIGSKRLMEIAVATLATDRALLLYGLPGTAKSWVSEHLAAAISGDSTRIVQGTAGTSEESIRYGWNYARLLAEGPSRQALVETPVLRAMQEGKIARIEELTRIGADVQDTLITILSEKTLPIPELNTEVQAAKGFNLIATANNRDKGVNELSSALKRRFNTVILPVPGTMEEEIDIVKRRVESFEKVMELPAEKPALEEIRRIVTIFRELRNGITEDGKTKIKSPGGTLSTAEAISVVNSGLTLAAYFGDGRLTAADLAAGIIGAVVKDPVQDKLVWQEYLETVVKTREDWKDVYRACRDLQ
- a CDS encoding DUF5682 family protein codes for the protein MSVHILGIRHHGPGSARNVKTFLEALQPDIVLVEGPPEADAILSWAGHEDLKPPVAILVYQPDNPQHSCFYPFAEYSPEWQAIGYAQRQHIPVRFMDLPLAHVFALEKEKAAAAGNTPEEVDAALPANGDEGATVENKLNGTASGLLPQATENTADRQAGPHAFDPAQALVNDLPAASEVALLPSPETDDDFTDLLPAQPLPESAFYRDPIVHLAHAAGYDDGERWWEHMFEYRLEQEQVFEAVSDAMQALREELPQRDSRMEQLREAWMRKIIRQAEKEMYTRIAVICGAWHAPALKNMPTQKADNDLLKGLPKVKIDCTWIPWTYSRLSYESGYGAGVPSPGWYQHIWEHPSDDGTRWMALVAKLFRDKQQDTSVAHVLEAVRLANALASLRQYSRPGLEELNEATLSILCNGEDVLMQLIRDELIVSNRIGQVPSDIPKPPLQADIERLQKRLRLPQTADFKDYTLDLRKDTDLERSIFLHRLQLLGVRWGDRSETSGKGTFKEQWRLQWDPSFSVDIIEKGSWGNTVLEATTQYVMDIAGKTSTLREVCGMLESALPAELPKVVDVLIQRINNLAAASGDVLQLLEVVPSLVNITRYGNVRKTDADLVMDIAESMISRICVSLPSACTAVAEDAALELLEQFQALNDAIGLLQHPTLTADWTATLQAISGNSQSAPMIAGYASRLLFDFKVLDGDTLFSRFSIAMSVANTPAVAAAWLEGFLKGSGTLLLLDETLWNMVYSWVAQLENDIFMQILPLLRRTFSNFTAPERKKLGEKVKRGTGNGPVTVAVEAGVDEVRAAMGIPVVMKMLGFFHIDNQAE
- a CDS encoding DUF4132 domain-containing protein translates to MPYTKETILPFIERQQQLYEDSGHSALLQDGVDFLTGQTIHPPVYTDVAIAREMGVFIQLLKLPDQWDDNDRLVLQLLSDPLVWEQCRERFLQHIVPMLDTPGSASSIVLRFSYFTSYLQQRGCSTEDIGSMMIGYSGDGNNFDLSPLKFTPLRKFLQDLIKSAEWHIIDAYVQTWKQKGWNSLFFRLLAKGHPDKEMEYLEPVLMQPGKGFVNAELSRVLLQTNYDKYRVLIEKAVDHLATLSDYSAQLNGFYLLAHYQPDHYHPLLIKAAYAYLQESDSSLTSQAFRQQQAEMGNPSQLPAPDVMAVTQLLLLDKQPALRYLDEHLSEKRYLHPEVFKLLRQELDSSATPLLLKAIENDYDAKHIFPLLTQTDISFYADQLWDFTLHKLKSVRTLVAVILADHPQALEKAGVLLQHKKAEQRLTAVQILCKLNTPAAKDLLQQALHKEINDDARDLMLETLGNTISGTDDETTVQQLVAFAKKRGKLTRPLETWLDDSNLPPLFLRNGMQLTQDMLRFLLYRMSRVKEIRSDIEARPLLRLVDRTTSGPFAQHLFNLYTARNGDAKVKYLLALAALTGDQELATLLEQSLYQWINDKRPRMAEHGAGALAIHGSKQALATVEFLSRKYRVRKSNVGAAALAGLQHAAAELGLTMHELGDRIIPDFGFNGLFLPFQVKDDTYHVFIDQHFKLGYINNKRKRLKSIPAATPAATKEAFKQLGKAVTETVKSQTGRLEHFLVMQRRWVPEQWQQCFLHNPVMFVYANRLLWALYNEQEQLITCFQCRDNGTLTDLHGDAVSIPSGASIRILHPLYLDGAQLRQWQQRFTEEGIVSVFPQLERPVASLLPQQATTTLVHDFEDIALESSLLNKHMEQKGWKLSEGSDGKYVYAYHKTDDENQLEVIVEMSSIYKEEGFQYKLGKLYFIDKTKTSQRWFRSTDKDAADCLLPLGHVPPVFYSEAITDLTISREMAEVA
- a CDS encoding SWIM zinc finger domain-containing protein, whose protein sequence is MELTEEQVLSMAPDESSRKAGKELARPAKWVSIGMSDAALWGECQGSGSKPYQTQVDTGNMAFKCSCPSRKFPCKHGVGLLLYYAREKQSFTLLEQPAWVTEWISKRTEKAEKKAQQAVDNADKPVDEAAQNKRQEARHRKVSDGLDELLRWIKDMVRNGIIGLPDKGADMCENMARRMVDAQAPGLAGILREMAEISYYSEGWQHTFMDQLLRLYLLARAYGHSNHLDPALQQDIRTMIGFPQSQEELKTQAGITDTWQVLGKQSTEDDRLITERYWLYGLHTRQTALLLQFTVRHQPQTQLMPAPGSTIRAELVYYPSAAPMRALIKTQQAMPADHRFQGYANWTEVMAAQTAVSSRLPLYNDQVYTIDTLTPVLRDGQWWLRDAQQQEMQVRKEFRHIWKLLALSGGQPMPMALIGREREYDPLGVWHQQEYKIL
- a CDS encoding SufE family protein — encoded protein: MTINERQEEIKSDFEIMSNWEDKYEYIIQLGKDLPLIAEEYKVPENLIKGCQSRVWLHTELRDGKLYFTGDSDAVITKGLISLMIYVLSGHTPKDIASSDIYFIDAIGLSSHLSPTRSNGLLSMLKQMKLYAVAYQAKNNQS
- a CDS encoding DUF5691 domain-containing protein, which codes for MQSWNDIINTALLGTAKKAADTDSLPAPLQAAASEVLAAPGMDREDQFLQIAALVFNYRQSGSQPAAGSPDTLPVCEPETKKYCSPTALQALQHTLDSDNTPLLTLWLECCAGSHQVLPPEYLPRILENASRHKTLRNLAATCCGRRGEWLAQYNREWNFSVVADTKEELWQHGTTAQRLEALVRMREENPAEARTLLQEAWSKESAAVKGELLGALATKISLEDASWLESLLTEKSKQVKEATWKLLKKIPGSNLHEQYQQVLETAILADDKGKITVAADIQPPEEIFKSGIEKLSNHARVSDAEHILSQLVALVHPRIWEQHFNCSFEEVVSLFHHQTSLKPFLPSLVEAISWFGDSSRALAFVQHTNTFHMALLPLLPADQQDTYILQHFDAHSNLVMNYVGQMKQVWSEELALKVLRYCAGNPYTYSQRTVGDFVTLVPVSVKSALESITSGNENYQTYWKSISLHLVGLLQIKTFILQSFSKNI
- a CDS encoding VWA domain-containing protein, with the protein product MKIMEENTRRWRLILGGDNNDGTAFILNKADQQIDKTLEALYDSNRKGGLGASSPNVSRWLGDIRSYFPASVVQVMQKDAIKRLDLTAMLLEKEMLENVEPDVHLVATLMTLSRVIPEKTKDTARQVVKKVVDELLKKLSQPMQQAISGSLNRSVRNRRPRHHEINWNLTIQKNLQHYQPDYKTIIPETLIGYGRKRSALKDVVLCLDQSGSMGTSVVYSGIFGAVMASIPAVQTKMVVFDTAVADLTEELQDPVELLFGVQLGGGTDINAALKYCQQVVSRPTDTVLVLITDLFEGGDEAGMRKRFTELAASGVQVIVLLALNDEGAPSYDHENAQFLATLGIPVFACTPDKFPDMMAMALSKQDIAQWAAREEMVLKK